The Mesorhizobium sp. B1-1-8 genome contains a region encoding:
- a CDS encoding quaternary amine ABC transporter ATP-binding protein yields MTDLTEQASRVAGKEAPVKLACRNVWKLFGANAAGFIRERAGKASAAEIATAGLVGAVRSVDLEIRQGEIFIIMGLSGSGKSTLVRCMSRLVEPTHGKVEFEGKDLLKISDGELIELRRHRMGMVFQNFALLPHLSVIDNIAFPLSIQGQDRATREKRAQEVIELVGLSGREHFYPRELSGGQQQRVGIARSLATKPEIWFLDEPFSALDPLIRREMQDELMRLQTMLHKTVVFITHDFDEAIRLADRIAIMKDGEIIQIGTPEELVVKPATDYVAEFTRDVDRAKVISARSLMRACDGADHGGSVSPEAKIASFSAGIVAAGKPFAVVNGSGKPIGEVTPQAVIELLAGIERARAGA; encoded by the coding sequence GTGACGGATTTGACTGAACAGGCATCACGCGTGGCGGGCAAGGAAGCCCCTGTCAAGCTTGCCTGCCGCAATGTCTGGAAGCTGTTCGGGGCAAACGCCGCCGGCTTCATCCGCGAGCGCGCCGGCAAGGCCAGCGCCGCCGAGATCGCCACGGCCGGGCTGGTGGGCGCGGTCCGTTCGGTCGACCTCGAAATCCGCCAGGGCGAGATCTTCATCATCATGGGCCTGTCAGGGTCCGGCAAGTCGACACTGGTGCGCTGCATGTCGCGTCTGGTCGAGCCGACGCATGGCAAGGTCGAATTCGAAGGCAAGGACCTGCTCAAGATATCGGATGGCGAGCTGATCGAGCTCAGGCGCCATCGCATGGGCATGGTGTTCCAGAATTTCGCGCTGCTGCCGCATCTCAGCGTGATCGACAACATCGCCTTCCCGCTCAGCATCCAGGGGCAGGACCGGGCGACGCGCGAGAAGCGCGCGCAGGAAGTGATCGAGCTCGTCGGCTTGAGCGGACGCGAGCATTTCTATCCGCGCGAACTTTCCGGCGGCCAGCAGCAGCGCGTCGGCATCGCCCGCAGCCTCGCCACCAAGCCGGAGATCTGGTTCCTCGACGAGCCGTTCTCGGCGCTCGATCCGCTGATCCGGCGCGAGATGCAGGACGAATTGATGCGGCTGCAGACCATGCTGCACAAGACCGTCGTCTTCATCACGCATGATTTCGACGAGGCGATAAGGCTGGCCGACCGCATCGCCATCATGAAGGACGGCGAGATCATCCAGATCGGCACGCCGGAGGAATTGGTGGTCAAGCCGGCGACCGACTATGTTGCCGAGTTCACCCGTGACGTCGACCGCGCCAAGGTGATCTCGGCAAGGAGCCTGATGCGCGCCTGCGACGGCGCCGACCATGGCGGCAGCGTTTCGCCGGAGGCCAAGATCGCCAGCTTCTCGGCCGGCATCGTCGCCGCCGGCAAGCCCTTCGCCGTGGTCAACGGCAGCGGCAAGCCGATCGGCGAGGTGACGCCGCAGGCGGTGATCGAGCTTCTTGCCGGCATCGAACGCGCGCGAGCCGGTGCATGA
- a CDS encoding sugar ABC transporter ATP-binding protein, whose translation MSLDPHTGESPHNGLFVNGLCKSYGPVQVLADASFEVRPGEVVALLGENGAGKSTVSNIIAGSTKPDAGTIIWRGRPYSPANPAAAIEAGVGMIHQELKLLPDLSVAENVYVGRLPMRGGRIDRATMNAKASAQLKRLGLDVSPERKVRTLRVAAQQQVEIAKALTLNAELLILDEPTAALGGEETELLFKQIRKLKAEGMSFIYISHRLDEIAQIADRVVVMRDGRIVARHERADIPVRTVVEQMVGRSVERMFPKLSAPGTETVLEVENLSSPERSFNNVSFSVKSGEILGIAGLIGAGRTELVRAIAGADPISSGAVRVAGQPVHLSGPAAAIRAGVVLVPEDRKEQGVVLEQTIGENLAIGNFDHVAPKGWVFPNAVQRFAEAGISRLGVKGKPNQAVSKLSGGNQQKVIIAKWVSRPPKVFILDEPTRGIDVGARAAIYDVIAELARSGMAVVVVSSDLEEVLGLSHRVLVLSRGRQRGILDRDEASNVAVMELATS comes from the coding sequence ATGTCCCTTGATCCTCACACTGGCGAGAGCCCGCATAACGGGCTCTTCGTCAACGGCCTCTGCAAGAGCTACGGACCGGTGCAGGTCCTGGCCGATGCGAGCTTCGAGGTGCGGCCGGGCGAGGTCGTGGCGCTGCTCGGCGAGAACGGCGCCGGCAAGTCTACGGTGTCCAACATCATCGCCGGCTCGACCAAGCCCGATGCCGGCACCATCATCTGGCGGGGGAGGCCCTATTCCCCCGCCAATCCTGCCGCGGCCATCGAGGCCGGCGTCGGCATGATCCACCAGGAATTGAAGCTGCTGCCGGACCTGTCGGTGGCGGAGAACGTCTATGTCGGGCGCCTGCCGATGCGCGGCGGCCGCATCGACCGCGCGACCATGAACGCCAAGGCCTCGGCGCAGTTGAAACGTCTCGGCCTGGACGTCTCGCCGGAGCGCAAGGTGCGCACGCTGCGCGTCGCCGCCCAGCAGCAGGTCGAGATCGCCAAGGCGCTGACGCTGAATGCCGAGCTTTTGATCCTCGACGAGCCGACCGCAGCGCTCGGCGGCGAGGAGACGGAACTGCTGTTCAAGCAGATCCGCAAGCTCAAGGCCGAAGGCATGTCCTTCATCTATATCAGCCACCGTCTCGACGAGATCGCGCAGATAGCCGACCGCGTGGTGGTAATGCGCGACGGCCGCATCGTCGCCCGGCATGAGCGCGCCGACATCCCGGTGCGCACCGTGGTCGAGCAGATGGTCGGCCGCAGCGTCGAACGCATGTTTCCGAAGCTGTCGGCGCCGGGCACGGAGACAGTGCTCGAAGTCGAGAACCTGTCCTCCCCGGAGCGCAGCTTCAACAACGTTTCGTTCTCGGTGAAGTCGGGCGAGATCCTCGGCATCGCCGGACTGATCGGCGCCGGCCGCACGGAGCTGGTGCGGGCGATCGCCGGCGCCGATCCGATCTCATCCGGTGCGGTGCGCGTCGCCGGCCAACCGGTCCACCTCAGCGGTCCGGCGGCGGCGATCAGGGCCGGCGTCGTGCTGGTGCCGGAGGACCGCAAGGAACAGGGCGTGGTGCTGGAACAGACGATCGGCGAGAACCTCGCCATCGGCAATTTCGACCATGTCGCGCCGAAGGGCTGGGTTTTTCCCAACGCCGTGCAGAGGTTCGCCGAGGCCGGCATCTCGAGGCTTGGCGTCAAGGGCAAGCCGAACCAGGCCGTCTCAAAGCTCTCCGGTGGTAACCAGCAGAAGGTGATCATCGCCAAATGGGTGTCGCGGCCACCCAAGGTGTTCATCCTCGACGAGCCGACGCGCGGCATCGATGTTGGAGCCCGCGCGGCAATCTACGACGTCATCGCCGAGCTCGCTCGCTCGGGCATGGCGGTGGTGGTGGTGAGCTCGGATCTGGAGGAAGTGCTGGGGCTCTCGCACCGCGTGCTGGTGCTGAGCCGCGGCCGCCAGCGCGGCATCCTCGATCGCGATGAAGCAAGCAATGTCGCCGTGATGGAGCTCGCGACGAGCTGA
- a CDS encoding ABC transporter substrate-binding protein has product MLLRSVISKFSMGALALAAAGALTPTARAAAPESNDPIKIALFDWTSVNLNAKILGGILEKLGYTVEYPTADYLSSLTTGLTNGDLDVGLEFWDTTAGEAMKASDATGQTERLGKLGPKAKEEWWFPEYMKEKCPTLPDWHALLDATCAASFSTAETAPKGRYLGGPVTWEGFDDERVAALKLPFTVIHAGTDAAMFAELDSAYQRKAPIMLWIYSPHWAPAKYKGEWVQFPEYTPECYTDPKWGTNPDAKYDCGKPHGEIWKYSWSGMKDKWPVAYKVAKAYTIDTDELNRMSGEIDLDGKTPEDVAAAWIAAHEADWKAWAQ; this is encoded by the coding sequence ATGTTACTTCGCAGCGTGATTTCGAAATTCTCAATGGGAGCTCTGGCACTTGCCGCGGCAGGCGCCCTGACACCGACGGCACGGGCCGCGGCACCGGAATCCAACGACCCGATCAAGATCGCGCTGTTCGACTGGACCAGCGTCAACCTCAACGCCAAGATCCTCGGCGGCATTCTCGAAAAACTCGGCTACACGGTCGAATATCCGACCGCCGACTACCTCTCCAGCCTGACCACCGGCCTCACCAACGGCGACCTCGATGTCGGCCTGGAATTCTGGGACACCACCGCCGGCGAAGCGATGAAAGCCTCCGACGCCACCGGCCAGACCGAACGGCTCGGCAAGCTCGGCCCGAAAGCCAAGGAAGAGTGGTGGTTTCCCGAATATATGAAGGAAAAGTGCCCGACCTTGCCGGACTGGCACGCGCTGCTCGACGCTACCTGCGCGGCCTCGTTCTCGACGGCGGAGACCGCACCGAAGGGCCGTTATCTCGGCGGCCCAGTAACTTGGGAAGGCTTTGACGACGAGCGCGTCGCGGCGCTGAAACTGCCCTTCACCGTTATCCATGCCGGCACCGACGCGGCGATGTTCGCCGAGCTCGATTCCGCCTATCAGCGCAAGGCGCCGATCATGCTGTGGATCTATTCGCCGCACTGGGCGCCGGCCAAGTACAAGGGCGAGTGGGTGCAATTCCCCGAATACACGCCGGAGTGCTACACCGATCCGAAATGGGGCACGAACCCCGACGCCAAATACGACTGCGGCAAGCCGCACGGCGAAATCTGGAAATATTCCTGGTCCGGCATGAAGGACAAGTGGCCGGTCGCCTACAAGGTGGCCAAGGCCTATACGATCGACACTGACGAGCTCAACAGGATGAGCGGCGAGATCGATCTCGATGGCAAAACGCCGGAAGACGTCGCCGCCGCCTGGATCGCCGCGCATGAGGCCGACTGGAAAGCCTGGGCGCAGTGA
- a CDS encoding glucose 1-dehydrogenase encodes MQKRFEGKTAVVTGASGGIGAAMAKRFAAEGAAVVVSAIDPRVDEVAASLKAAGARIASMRMDVTKKDEVAALYDLAEKEFGRVDISVQNAGVITIARIEAMTEAEWDKVMAVNTKGVFLCCQEAIARMRKHGEGGRLINTASGQARQGFVFTPHYAASKFGVIGITQSLAKEVAKEKITVNAICPGIIDTDMWAYNDAAWGKLLGDYKPGELMAEWVENIPMGRAGSGEDVSGLVSFLASDDAAYITGQTINVDGGLIMS; translated from the coding sequence GTGCAGAAGCGTTTTGAAGGAAAGACAGCGGTCGTCACCGGCGCCAGCGGCGGTATCGGTGCCGCCATGGCAAAACGCTTCGCCGCGGAAGGTGCTGCCGTCGTCGTCAGCGCCATCGATCCGCGCGTCGACGAGGTCGCCGCCAGCCTGAAAGCTGCTGGCGCGAGGATCGCCTCGATGCGCATGGACGTGACCAAGAAGGACGAGGTTGCGGCACTCTATGACCTCGCCGAGAAGGAATTCGGCCGCGTCGATATCTCAGTGCAAAATGCCGGCGTCATCACCATCGCCAGGATCGAGGCGATGACGGAAGCCGAGTGGGACAAGGTGATGGCGGTCAACACCAAGGGCGTGTTCCTGTGCTGCCAGGAAGCGATCGCCCGGATGCGCAAGCATGGCGAAGGTGGCCGGCTAATCAACACCGCCTCCGGCCAGGCGCGGCAGGGCTTTGTCTTCACGCCGCACTATGCCGCATCGAAGTTCGGTGTCATCGGCATCACGCAGAGCCTGGCCAAGGAAGTTGCCAAGGAGAAGATCACCGTGAACGCGATCTGCCCCGGCATCATCGATACCGACATGTGGGCCTACAACGACGCCGCATGGGGCAAGCTGCTGGGCGACTACAAGCCCGGCGAGCTGATGGCGGAATGGGTGGAGAACATTCCGATGGGCCGCGCCGGCAGCGGCGAGGATGTCTCCGGCCTGGTCAGCTTCCTTGCCAGCGACGACGCAGCCTACATCACCGGCCAGACCATCAATGTCGATGGCGGCCTGATCATGTCCTGA
- a CDS encoding ABC transporter permease: MTVTASASQTRPPVQRWLAVWAAALAVVLIVFLMQNRMPWAVNYPADAVIPVADWVSALMGWIKVNLSWLTRSITAVLGVPLDFALNLLAKNFKIGHGTEAFTLPRLSWVGVCAAAYLAGRAAGGWKLGALVGGCFLYIALFGQWTSAMLTLALISIAVPFCIVTGLLVGIWAWRKPWAERLVVSPALDLMQTIPTFAYLIPMLLLFGNSPVSAMIATAIFATPPMVRATMLGLARVPAEIGEFSEMAGCTARQKLWRVLLPSARPTLMVGVNQVIMLALNMVIIASMIGAGGLGYDVLLALRALKVGEAMEAGLAIVALAIALDRLSQAMAQNQAKGRAHRQASLQFWRRYPNLTLALAILVAATLLSLYVPAFAAVPKAITFTTAPLWKAAVNWVTINFFDTIEAFRVALILNVLNPVRAFCEGFPWLGAVFLLGLAGYQLGGLRLAALVAALTAFCAVTGLWEKTMATVYLCGISAFIACLIGIPIGLMAARSDRFEKTVTPIIDTLQVLPSFCFIIPVVMLFRVGDVTAMIATVAFAVVPAIRYTNHGIRQVPPALIEAAKVSGCTPRQTFFRVQMPLALPEIMLGVNQTILMALAMIIICAMVGTRDLGQEVFIALSKADSGRGIVAGLAIAFIGIVADRLFNAWTAKARARLG, from the coding sequence ATGACGGTAACGGCCAGCGCCAGCCAAACGAGGCCGCCGGTTCAACGCTGGCTGGCGGTCTGGGCCGCGGCGCTTGCGGTCGTGCTCATCGTATTCCTGATGCAGAACCGCATGCCCTGGGCGGTGAACTATCCGGCCGATGCCGTCATTCCGGTCGCCGATTGGGTCAGCGCGTTGATGGGCTGGATAAAGGTGAACCTGTCCTGGCTGACCCGCTCGATCACGGCAGTGCTCGGCGTGCCGCTCGATTTCGCGCTCAATCTTCTGGCCAAGAATTTCAAGATCGGCCATGGCACAGAAGCCTTCACCTTGCCGCGCCTGTCCTGGGTCGGCGTCTGCGCGGCGGCGTACCTCGCCGGGCGCGCCGCTGGCGGCTGGAAACTCGGCGCGCTGGTCGGCGGCTGCTTTCTCTACATCGCGTTGTTCGGCCAATGGACCAGCGCCATGCTGACGCTGGCGCTGATCTCGATCGCGGTGCCGTTCTGCATCGTCACCGGCCTGTTGGTTGGCATCTGGGCGTGGCGCAAGCCCTGGGCCGAGCGGCTGGTGGTCTCCCCTGCCCTCGATTTGATGCAGACGATCCCGACCTTCGCCTACCTGATCCCGATGCTGCTTCTGTTCGGCAACAGCCCGGTGTCGGCGATGATCGCCACCGCCATCTTCGCCACGCCGCCGATGGTGCGCGCGACCATGCTCGGGCTGGCGCGGGTGCCGGCCGAGATCGGCGAGTTCAGCGAGATGGCCGGCTGCACAGCCAGACAGAAACTGTGGCGGGTGCTGCTGCCGTCGGCGCGGCCGACGCTGATGGTCGGCGTCAACCAGGTGATCATGCTGGCGCTCAATATGGTGATCATCGCCTCGATGATCGGCGCCGGCGGCCTTGGCTACGACGTGCTATTGGCGCTACGCGCGCTGAAGGTTGGCGAAGCGATGGAAGCGGGCCTTGCCATCGTGGCGCTCGCCATCGCGCTCGACCGGCTGAGCCAGGCAATGGCGCAGAATCAGGCGAAAGGCCGCGCCCATCGCCAGGCCAGCCTGCAATTCTGGCGGCGCTATCCCAACCTGACGCTGGCGCTCGCCATCCTTGTCGCCGCGACGCTGCTCAGCCTCTATGTGCCGGCCTTCGCGGCGGTGCCGAAGGCGATCACCTTCACCACCGCGCCGCTTTGGAAGGCGGCGGTGAACTGGGTGACGATCAATTTCTTCGACACCATCGAAGCCTTCCGCGTCGCGCTGATCCTCAACGTGCTCAACCCGGTGCGTGCCTTCTGCGAGGGCTTTCCATGGCTTGGCGCGGTGTTCCTGCTCGGCCTGGCCGGCTACCAGTTGGGGGGCTTACGCCTTGCCGCGCTGGTTGCTGCACTAACCGCCTTTTGCGCCGTCACCGGCCTCTGGGAAAAGACCATGGCGACGGTCTATCTTTGCGGCATCTCGGCCTTCATCGCTTGCCTGATCGGCATCCCGATCGGGCTGATGGCGGCGCGCAGCGACCGTTTCGAGAAGACCGTCACGCCGATCATCGACACGCTGCAGGTGCTGCCGTCCTTCTGCTTCATCATTCCGGTGGTGATGCTGTTCCGCGTCGGCGACGTCACGGCGATGATCGCCACAGTCGCCTTCGCCGTGGTGCCGGCGATCCGCTACACCAATCACGGCATCAGGCAGGTGCCGCCGGCGCTGATCGAGGCGGCCAAGGTGTCGGGCTGCACGCCGCGCCAGACCTTCTTTCGCGTGCAGATGCCGCTGGCGCTTCCCGAAATCATGCTCGGCGTCAACCAGACGATCCTGATGGCGCTGGCGATGATCATCATCTGTGCCATGGTCGGCACGCGCGACCTCGGCCAGGAAGTGTTCATCGCGTTGTCCAAGGCCGATTCCGGCCGCGGCATCGTCGCGGGGCTGGCGATAGCCTTCATCGGCATCGTCGCCGACCGGCTGTTCAATGCCTGGACGGCGAAGGCTCGGGCAAGATTGGGTTAG
- a CDS encoding NAD(P)-binding domain-containing protein, whose amino-acid sequence MKTRVAVIGAGPSGLAQLRAFKSAADKGAEIPEIVCFEKQSDWGGLWNYTWRTGLDEHGDPVHGSMYRYLWSNGPKECLEFADYTFEEHFGRPIGSYPPRAVLWDYIKGRVEKSGLREWVRFNSPVRMVTYSDESKKFTVTAHDRSNDVTYSEEFDNVVVASGHFSVPNVPYFEGFPTFNGRILHSHDFRDAMEFKGKDILIIGRSYSAEDIGSQCYKYGAKSITSSYRSKPMGFKWPENWKEVPLLQKVVGKTAHFKDGSTKDVDAIILCTGYLHSFPFLTDDLKLKTANRMWPLDLYEGVVWEKNPKLFYIGMQDQFYTFNMFDAQAWYARDVIMGRIKLPSAAAMAEHSAKWRAREETLEDAEQMIWFQGDYTKELMDQTDYPGFDVEAVNRTFMEWEHHKMENIMGFRDNAYRSLMTGTMAPLHHTPWLQALDDSMESYLEMKGVAAE is encoded by the coding sequence ATGAAAACTCGTGTTGCCGTCATCGGAGCCGGACCGTCCGGTCTGGCGCAGCTGCGGGCATTCAAGTCGGCTGCCGACAAGGGCGCCGAGATTCCGGAGATCGTCTGCTTCGAAAAACAGTCCGACTGGGGCGGCCTGTGGAACTACACCTGGCGCACCGGCCTCGACGAGCATGGCGACCCGGTGCACGGCTCGATGTACCGCTACCTCTGGTCGAACGGGCCGAAGGAATGCCTCGAATTCGCCGACTACACATTTGAGGAACATTTCGGCCGGCCGATCGGCTCATACCCGCCGCGCGCCGTGCTGTGGGACTACATCAAGGGCCGGGTCGAGAAATCGGGCCTGCGCGAATGGGTTCGCTTCAACAGCCCGGTGCGCATGGTCACCTATTCGGATGAGAGCAAGAAGTTCACCGTCACCGCGCATGACCGCAGCAACGACGTCACCTATTCGGAAGAGTTCGACAATGTCGTCGTCGCCTCGGGTCATTTCTCGGTGCCCAACGTGCCTTATTTCGAAGGCTTCCCGACCTTCAACGGCCGCATCCTGCACAGCCACGACTTCCGCGACGCGATGGAATTCAAGGGTAAGGACATATTGATCATCGGCCGTTCTTACTCCGCCGAGGACATCGGCTCGCAGTGCTATAAATACGGCGCCAAATCGATCACCTCCAGCTACCGCTCGAAGCCGATGGGCTTCAAATGGCCGGAGAACTGGAAAGAGGTGCCGCTGCTGCAGAAGGTCGTCGGCAAGACCGCGCATTTCAAGGACGGCAGCACCAAAGATGTCGACGCGATCATCCTGTGCACCGGCTATCTGCATTCCTTCCCCTTCCTCACCGACGACCTCAAGCTGAAGACCGCCAACCGCATGTGGCCGCTCGACCTTTATGAGGGCGTCGTCTGGGAGAAGAATCCGAAACTGTTCTACATCGGCATGCAGGACCAGTTCTACACCTTCAACATGTTCGACGCGCAGGCCTGGTACGCGCGCGACGTCATCATGGGCCGCATCAAGCTGCCCTCCGCCGCGGCGATGGCCGAGCACAGCGCGAAATGGCGGGCACGCGAGGAGACGCTGGAAGACGCCGAGCAGATGATCTGGTTCCAGGGCGACTACACCAAGGAGCTGATGGACCAGACCGACTATCCCGGCTTTGACGTCGAGGCGGTGAACCGGACCTTCATGGAGTGGGAGCACCACAAGATGGAGAACATCATGGGCTTCCGCGACAACGCCTACCGCTCACTGATGACCGGCACCATGGCGCCGCTGCACCATACGCCCTGGCTGCAGGCGCTCGACGATTCCATGGAGAGCTATCTCGAGATGAAAGGCGTGGCGGCCGAGTAG
- a CDS encoding SDR family oxidoreductase produces MKLFDLHGDVALVTGAGSGIGQAIAIGLAEAGADLACFGHSSKGGLEETAGKIRALGRKPLVLTGTVTSESDLAAAIERIEKELGALTIAVNNAGVAGAEPAETLPMEKWQKIYDVNVSGVFLSCQAEARVMLPRRKGSIINIASMSGSIVNRGLTQAHYNSSKAAVIHMSKSLAMEWADRGLRVNVVSPGYTLTPMNKRPEVADQVKIFERDTPMGRMATPEEMVGPTVFLASRAASFVTGIDLIVDGGFVCW; encoded by the coding sequence ATGAAACTGTTCGATCTTCATGGCGACGTGGCGCTGGTGACGGGCGCCGGCAGCGGCATCGGCCAGGCGATCGCCATCGGACTGGCGGAAGCCGGCGCCGACCTCGCCTGCTTCGGCCACAGCTCGAAAGGCGGGCTGGAAGAAACGGCCGGCAAGATCAGGGCGCTCGGCCGCAAGCCGCTGGTGCTGACCGGCACGGTGACGTCCGAAAGCGATCTCGCGGCGGCAATTGAACGTATCGAAAAGGAACTCGGCGCGCTGACGATTGCCGTCAACAATGCCGGCGTTGCCGGGGCAGAGCCCGCCGAGACGCTGCCGATGGAAAAGTGGCAGAAGATCTACGACGTTAACGTCAGCGGCGTGTTCCTGTCGTGCCAGGCTGAGGCGCGGGTCATGCTGCCCCGCCGCAAAGGCTCGATCATCAACATCGCATCGATGTCAGGTTCGATCGTCAACCGGGGCCTGACGCAAGCACACTACAATTCGTCGAAGGCGGCGGTGATCCATATGTCGAAAAGCCTTGCCATGGAGTGGGCCGACCGCGGGCTGCGCGTCAATGTGGTGAGCCCCGGCTACACGCTGACGCCGATGAACAAGCGGCCGGAGGTCGCCGACCAGGTCAAGATCTTCGAGCGTGACACGCCGATGGGCCGCATGGCGACGCCGGAGGAGATGGTCGGCCCGACCGTGTTCCTGGCGAGCCGGGCCGCAAGTTTCGTCACCGGCATCGACCTTATCGTCGATGGCGGCTTCGTCTGTTGGTAG
- a CDS encoding sugar ABC transporter substrate-binding protein: MLTKRSLLLAAAAIVPLLGLSDAASAKDAKKLGLAVANLQADFFNQIKQSVEAYAKEKGIEIITVDAKGDSATQVSQVQDLVTQNIDALIYIPAGATAATVPTKTAKAADIPVVNVDRNADGAPGDTFIATDSVNSAKGVCDYIAKQAGGKGEMVIIHGQKGTTPEVDRSKGCGEALKAYPDIKVVGELWSDQWHQDEGFKLAQDLLQAHPNVSIIFGQADALALGAAQAVKVANPDHKIWIAGFDGDVAALKALKDGVFDVTATQQTQGMGRLAVDSAIKLVAGEKLPANQLQDATLTTKDNVAQFIEKHP, translated from the coding sequence ATGCTGACCAAACGTTCACTGCTGCTTGCTGCCGCGGCCATCGTCCCACTGCTCGGCCTGTCCGATGCCGCCTCGGCCAAGGACGCCAAAAAGCTCGGGCTCGCCGTCGCCAATCTGCAGGCGGATTTCTTCAACCAGATCAAGCAGTCGGTCGAAGCTTATGCCAAGGAGAAGGGCATCGAAATCATCACCGTCGACGCCAAGGGCGACTCGGCAACGCAGGTCAGCCAGGTACAGGACCTCGTCACGCAGAATATCGACGCGCTGATCTACATTCCGGCCGGCGCCACCGCCGCCACCGTTCCAACCAAGACCGCGAAGGCCGCCGACATTCCGGTGGTCAATGTCGACCGCAATGCCGACGGCGCGCCCGGCGACACTTTCATCGCCACCGACAGCGTCAACTCGGCCAAGGGCGTGTGCGACTACATCGCCAAGCAGGCCGGCGGCAAGGGCGAGATGGTGATCATTCATGGCCAAAAAGGCACGACCCCTGAGGTCGACCGCTCCAAGGGCTGCGGCGAGGCGCTGAAAGCCTATCCGGACATCAAGGTGGTCGGCGAGCTCTGGAGCGACCAATGGCACCAGGACGAGGGCTTCAAGCTGGCCCAGGACCTGCTGCAGGCCCATCCCAATGTCTCGATCATCTTCGGCCAAGCCGACGCGCTGGCGCTGGGCGCAGCACAGGCGGTCAAGGTCGCCAACCCCGATCACAAGATCTGGATCGCCGGTTTCGATGGCGACGTGGCGGCGCTGAAGGCGCTGAAGGACGGCGTGTTCGATGTGACCGCGACACAGCAGACGCAGGGCATGGGCCGGCTCGCCGTCGACTCGGCGATCAAGCTCGTGGCCGGCGAGAAGCTGCCCGCCAACCAGTTGCAGGACGCGACGCTGACGACCAAGGACAATGTCGCTCAGTTCATCGAGAAGCATCCCTGA